A genomic segment from Desulfurispirillum indicum S5 encodes:
- the mreD gene encoding rod shape-determining protein MreD, protein MKFFAYLLLFFFFIAVQSSFPFGMYTPDLPFLFFFCMVTLMDELEGLSIAILFGFIMDAVTGILFGYHILLYSFTAYLMTSLRNRQLLCQKYELSIILMVISVLAGMSQIYLIGALAAPLGQADTLTMHSILLRVFLDAFLSVIAFGLLYQPLILLNHWFLSLYERRNSRRRRRWTPQGDDQW, encoded by the coding sequence GTGAAGTTTTTCGCCTACCTGCTGCTTTTCTTTTTCTTTATAGCTGTGCAGTCCTCCTTTCCTTTTGGAATGTACACGCCGGATCTGCCCTTTCTGTTCTTTTTCTGCATGGTGACACTCATGGATGAGCTGGAAGGCTTATCCATCGCCATACTGTTCGGGTTTATCATGGATGCGGTAACGGGCATTCTCTTCGGCTACCATATTCTGCTCTACTCCTTTACCGCATATCTGATGACTTCATTACGGAATCGTCAACTTTTGTGCCAAAAGTATGAATTGTCTATTATTCTGATGGTCATCAGCGTTCTGGCGGGAATGTCACAAATTTACCTCATAGGTGCCTTGGCCGCTCCCCTGGGCCAGGCGGATACGCTGACCATGCACAGCATTCTGCTGCGCGTTTTCCTGGACGCCTTCCTGAGCGTCATTGCCTTTGGGTTGCTCTATCAGCCATTGATTCTGCTGAATCACTGGTTCCTCTCCCTCTATGAGCGGCGAAACTCCCGACGTCGCCGGCGCTGGACTCCCCAGGGTGACGATCAATGGTAG